In the Cyanobacterium stanieri LEGE 03274 genome, ACAAGGAAGTCATCAGGGGAGATTGCCTTTATAGCATAAGATTCAGTGGCATAATCAGGAAAATCTTTAAGATTAGCTGTAATAATAAGACTTGCTTTCGCTTCTATGGCAGTGGCAAGAACATGACGATCTTTCGGGTCATTCTTCAGTGTATTAATAATTTTCTGTTTCGGTTCAACTAAAGATTCAGGAAAGGCTAACTTGATCTGTTCAACTCTTTTTTTTGCTTTTGATAAAGCTGTTTCTATGGTTATATTAGGTCTTTTTGCTAACATTTTAGCTAGATTTCTTGTGGTTTCTTCTAATATTTGTTCCGAAGTATGAAACCGAAATAAATTTGCCTGAACCATTCTTAGCAAAGTATCGCAAAGGGGCATAGGAATGATGACACAAGCATCTAAAACTACTACTAACTTCCTCATGAATTATGTCCTAATTTTAGATTCTAGTCATATAATCCATCTTCTTTTAGCCCTTGTGAAAAACTGTTCAATAAATGATTACGCTTTTTGTCTCTGAT is a window encoding:
- a CDS encoding PIN domain-containing protein translates to MRKLVVVLDACVIIPMPLCDTLLRMVQANLFRFHTSEQILEETTRNLAKMLAKRPNITIETALSKAKKRVEQIKLAFPESLVEPKQKIINTLKNDPKDRHVLATAIEAKASLIITANLKDFPDYATESYAIKAISPDDFLVTLLNLYGSLKIKDILHRQAKAVNLDVNDILMNLKNNSNISKFVNMLS